cctttctgtgcctctgttccccatgtgtaaaatgggcataacatCCAGGGAGCTGTGAGGCTCAAGGCCTGTTTGCTCAGCCTACGGCCATGGAGTAAAGGCTCAAAGAGCTCTGAATCCAGCCAATGTCCATCACGCCACACTGCTCTGATTCAAAGTGGCGGACGAGGTTGTGCTAATGTTTTTTCTCTCGCCttcatctcccttccccaccctgctctcccctgccccccacacccattCCCCACAGTCATCGACAAGTTTGATTACGTCTTTGCGGAGAATGGCACCGTGCAGTACAAGAATGGGCAGCTGGTCGCCAAACAGGTAGGCCTAACTCACTTGCTATGTCTCCCACCAAGCCACAGGGGCTctctttccctgcctcctccaccaAGTCCGTCTTCAGTTCCATCAGCACCAGATGAAACCAGCCATATGCCACCATCCAGAGGTCTGCCAGTTCCAATCCCCCCAGCACCTACCAAAGCCACCCTGCTCCTTCTGTCCAGTCATCACCCTAGTGGGCATCCTGGATGGATTTTGTAGCCCATGTGATTTGTGGCAAGTTGATGGTAGCCTTGGCTTCATCTGACcttttcttccccctgcccccacaggctATCCAGAATCACCTGGGGGAGGAGCTTTTGCAGGAGCTGATCAACTTCTGTCTCAACTACATGGCTCTCCTGAAGCTGCCCAAGAAACGGTAATGATCCTCTCCTACCGAACTGCTGCTTCTGTACCATTCAGATCCAGGCATTTGGACGTTACGGTCCCATTTAGAATTGCAGATCCACTGGCTTTGTTCTTGGCCTCATTATCTGTATTTtgatagcacctagaggccctacCCAAGAGCAGAGTCCTGCTGTGCTGGGCATTGCAAATGCACAATTTAAGAGACAGACCCTGTTCTAAAGAGTTGATAATCTAAGTAGACAAACCAGTGGATGGAAGAGtggaagtattgttatccccttcttacagataggaaactgggGCACAAAGATTGTGACTTGCCCGGCATCAcacacagtctgtggcagagctaagaattgAACCCACATCACTTGAgtcccagtgccttaaccacaagatcactTTGCGCTCGCATTATCTAAGCTTCCGAGACACTGCTCCCTCCCCCTGAGCTCTGGACTAGATTGGGTTGACATGTTTCCTTCTCTCTAAAGACATCCTGTCATTCTGGGGCAACTCCTCTCAACTCTATATCAGCTAAGCTTGGCTGTGGTTAATATCCCAGTGATGTGCCTTGCTGCACTGTAGCAGCAAAAGTGGAGATTTGTTTATTTCTGGGCTAGAGCGTGAGCACTTGatacctgaagcatgaggataaTCCTGTTGTCATTTTTAGCCTACCTAGTGTCCCTGCAGACATTCCTTACATTACACGTTTTACAGCCACTCCTATTTTAATGGctccttctctctttcccttgcccccccaaaaaaaccaaaacaaaacacaaaaacctgGACATCTACACATGCACAGCGGAACCTTCATAGAATTCCGCAATGGAATGCTGAACATCTCTCCCATTGGCCGAAGCTGCACCCTGGAGGAGCGAATAGAATTCTCCGAGCTGGACAAGGTAATTGGCCAAGATCCATCCTCTGTGACTGAGCATTACATTGTGGGGCGTTGACCATTTCTGGCCATGTAATACCACAGCACTTGGGTCTCATCTTATATCCATGCCCATGACTGTGTTGATGGCTGTGGGCTTGCCTGTATAAGCTCTGGAGGCTGAGGCTGTGATAAGGATGGGAAACCAAAGGAAATATATAGATgaggggtaggtctacacttaccgccagacccggaggtaagcaatcgatcttctgggatcgatttatcgcgtcttgtctagacgcgataaatcgatcccagaagtgcttgctgtgctggtactccagctcggcgagaggagtacgcggcatcgacgggggagcctgcctgccgcgtctggacccgcggtaagttcgaactaaggtacttcaaattcagctacgttaataacgtagctgaatttgcgtaccttagttcgaagtggggggttagtatgGACCAGGCCTAAATAAAAACTGAACTAATCTGCTGCCACTGATCAagtaggggtgcaggctccctgTGTACAACCTTGTGCTGGAGAAGCTGTCCCAAGAAGAGTCTCTCATTTTCAATGGTGTTTCTTCACTGTCATGACTAGAGATGGTCTTAGACCAGAACCCCAAAGCCAGCAGCGCTGAACTTAGGTAGTGAACTTACAGCTCAGGGTCCATCTCTAGTCACAGCCAAGCAGCAATGTCAACTGACGACATGTCCcattcatagaagattagggttggaagacacctcaggaggtccaatcccctgctcaaagcaggaccaacaccaactaaatcatcccagccagggctttgtcaagctgggccttaaaaacctctaaggatggagattccaccacttcccctaggtaacccattccagcgcttcaccaccctcctagtgaaagtgtttcctaatatccaccctagacctccccgactgaaacttgagaccattgcttcttgttctgtcattcgccaccactgagaacagcctagctctatcctctttggaaccccccttcaggtagttgaaggctgctatcaaatcccacctcactcttctcttctgcagtctaaataaccccagatccctcagcctctccttgtaagtcatgttccccagccccctaatcattattgttgccctctgctggactccccccaatttgtccacatcccttctgtagtcgggggaccaaaactggacgcaatgctccaggtgtggcctcaccagtgctgaatagaggggaataatcacttccctcaatctgctggtaatgctcctactaatacagcccaatatgccattagccttcttggcaacaagggcacactgttgactcatgtccagcttctcatccactgtaacccctaggtccttttctgcagaactgctgcctagccagtcagtccccagcctgtagcagtgtctgggattcttctgtcctaagtgcaggactctgcactagtccttgttgaacctcatcagatttcttttggtccaatcctccaatttgtctaggtcactctggaccctatccctaccttccagcatatctacttctccccccagcttagtgtcatgtACAAACTtcttgagggtgcaatccatcccatcatccagatcattaatgaagatgttgaacaaaaccacctccaggaccgactcctggggcactccgctcgataccggctgccaactagacattgagccattgatcactacccgttgagcctgacaatctagccagctttctatccaccttatagtccattcatccaatccatacttctttaacttgctggcaagaatactgtgccCAATTCCCCAGCCCCAATAGAGCAGGTGTCTCCCCAATGGGCCTTCCAGACCAGGACCAATCTCCTAAACAGATCTACAGAGCTCTGAGATCCTGGCAAATACCGGCTGAACCAACCTATCTGTGGTGGCTTCCTTCTACCCTCCCTAAGGGCAGAAGAGGTCAGACTATGTCAAGACAGCCCGGATTTTGGGTCCTGAATGGGCCTCTGAACCTTCAAGGGCGAATAACATTGATGGTGAAATGCATCagctcattgtgtgtgtgtggggggggggggggggtttgcaggAAGGGGCTTTGGTTTGGGGTTGCTCAACAGCTGACCTGGACCATCCTGACCTGGGGTCCTCTAGGCTGACATGGCCAAGGCTAATGTGGGCTGGCTACAGCAGTGCGAGACTGGTCAGGGGCAGGGGTCATATACAGGGAGAAATTAAAGTAGCATGAAAGCAGAGTCCATTTTGAATCCTCACAGTCCATGCTGAGTACCCCCCTTGTTCCCCCAGCAGTTGTCCTAGGTGCTCAGTacaggagacagaggaaggaggTTGTACTTGCTGCTGGGGTAGCAAGGAAATTCTGGCCTGGAAACTGGGATGAGAGCAGAGAAACTAACCTGGTGATGCACAGAGAGAGGCCTGTTGGTGAATCTAGAATGAGGCCTATCAAGGATACAGTCATTCAAAACCTGCTCTCCTTCTGTTTGTCCCATCTGCAGAAAGAGAGGATCCGAGAGAAGTTTgtggcagccctgcagagggaGTTTGCTGGCAAAGGCCTACGGTTCTCTCGAGGTGAGCAGAGTGCATCACAGCTACTGTGGGGTTTCCCTCTGTGATGAATTTTCTGTAGGGATCTTGGAAGGGAAGGATGCCGGGCTGTTTCCTGCTTAAAAGTGAGAGAGCATCTGCTTGAGTGAATGGCAGAGGTGTACTCCCAATGGAGATCCCTGGGAGGTGTATTCCCCGTGTTCATCCCTAGGGAGGGATCTCAAACCCTGTTTCCTATTTAAAGTGTGATTATGGTCCGAAAACCGTAGATATGCTTCCCTGGTATCACTCAGATGTGCTGGCTTTAGTGACACACTAAGTTTTAACTatattttactcctgttagctgTACTGAGCCAACACAGTTATGGGAGAGAGAGCTTGAATTTGTTCTGTTTCAAACAATAGCAACAGGATTGCTAACAGAGTTCCAACTACAGAGCCAAATTCTACCTTCGGTCCCACCTACGTAACCCCACTGAACCCACTGgtgcaggagaggggaagagccCAGCCTGAGTCTGAGCTCCCAGGTTGTGTCTCCAGGGGTGACTGGTAAGAAAACTGCCTTTACTCCATTTACAAGGAAAAGCTACATCTGGAGTCACTGAGGCAGTAAATGTGGAGTCCATGATGCCATTTTATGCAGTCACTTATCAGAGTGAAACTGCACTTTAATGGACAGATTTTTCAGGAGTGCTCAACCCCCAGCCAGCCTCATGGAGCACAGCAGGAGAGGAGCACTCTTGGGTCTTTTCACTGAAGTGAAAGGTCATCAGGCTGGGTGAGTGACAGGGCTGAATTCTTTAAAGCCATTCCGCAGGGAAGGTAGGCATGACTAAAAATGGAAGGCTCCCCTCAAAAAGAAAGCCTGTTACTAGGAGTGTAGCAGGGAtgagtgattggggggggggcatggtggAGGTGGCACATCATTGACCATTCTGTGTAATTCAGACTCCCTGACACTCTGCACTCCAAGGAGCCTGCATCTCTAGGCAGCATCCCCTTTCGCTGCCCCAGTAAGAACATCTCGTGATCCCTGCCAGCATTGGCACAGACCATTTGTCATAGCAGAGAAGGGCAAAGACATTGCAGTCCTGTTCTCCTCCTCAAATGCACATGGAATGAGAACAGAACAATGGTCCTTTCTCCCATGACTTTGGTACGCTGCCAGCAGTAGACTAGGATTGTAAGCGAGCACATGAAgataatgggagctgcagggactcaGTCCCTCTAAAAATAAGGCATAAAGTGATTGGAGTACCCAAAAATGGAGACACACAAATTAAGGACTCCTTCTGAAAGGGATGTGCACAAAGCTGAAGAGTGGCAGAAGGCCTCAGGAGCTCCTGGCACCAAGTCCCCTGCTCACACCACTGAACACTGAGACAGAACTCACTGTCCTTGAGTGCCATCTGTCATTCCCTCTGCATTTGATCTTCTAGCCCTGCCAGTGCCAGGAGCCACTCTcgctgcccagctctgcttagAGACGGAGCACGCTGACACAATATTTTCCATATCTAAATACATATGGATGTATTAAAGGAAAGGATTATGGGAGGGCTCTAGCCTGaaacttaggagacctgggttcaattcctagtcTGCCCCAGGCTTTCTGTGGGACCTtcaagcaagtcacttagtgtctctgtcaagtatcagggggtagctgtgttaatctgtatccacaaaaacaaggagtcctaagacaccttaaagactaacagatttatttgggcataagattttgtgggtaaaaaaaaaaaagcttatgccttaaataaatctgttagactttaaggtgcctcaggactccttgttgttttagtatcTCTGTGCCACAGCTTCCCCTGTGTAAAAGGGGATGCTAGCACTTttctcaacacccctgtgaggtaggggagtTGTGAGGTACTTGGATACGGTGGGGATGGGGCCATGGAAGTACTGCGGCAGGGGCCTGTCCCAGAGCACGCCCAGTCATGGCACAGCATGACCCTGCAGGCGCCCAGCCCTTAGTTCCCTCCTAGTTCTTCCAAGCACATGGTTGCAGACCAGAATACTTGCAGTAATGTTCCCCTTCCTGGGGATCAGTTAAGGCTTTAGGAAATGGTTAGTCTCCTTTGGCCCTTTCAGGCCCAAGCCCTTTCCTCTTGGGGTTTCCAGTTTCACCCTCCATCTAGGCCTTCAGGTTCCCAGTTCCCCCTCCAGTTAACTTGGTGCCAGGGAGCTCTGTCACTCCCACTGCAGCTTCTGgctcaagggtgggcaaactttttggcccgagggccatgttggggttgcaaaactggatggagggcggggtagggaaggctgtgcctccccaaacagcctggcaccctcccacttcccacctgctgactgcccccctcagaacctccaacccatacaacccccccccctgctccttgtcccctaactgccccctcccaggacccaccACCCCCTGgaactccaccccctatccaaccccactGCTCACCCCAacaccatccacacccctgacctctgacaggccccctgggaccccacacctatccaaccccctctgttccccctcccctgaccaCTCCgctcccccagaacctctgccccattcaaccatccccatcccctgaccacctcccACCCCTTATACAACCCCCCAGCCCACTTACCatgcagagcagcatgtctggctgctgcaccagctggagccaggcacactgctgctctgctcagcagGAGCGCGCAGCTCTGCtacccagagcgctgcccgcaCAGCAGCGTAGCTCTGCGGGgaggggcatgggggaggggctgggggctagcctccccagccgggagctcaggggccaggcaggatggtcccgtgtagtttgcccacctctgttctggCTCCCATGGGGAGTCTTTTCGTTGCCCTGGTGTCTCAGCACCATTCCTCTGGCCAAGGGATTTCACAGCTCCTCCATGGGCTGTGCACAGAGTCAAGTGCCCCTGCCTGCTAGGATCCAGGCTCACTCCACAGAGTCTCTCTTCTTCCATCTGTCTCAGCCAACAGCTGGGTTTTATCCTGGATCAGGAGGTAGCTCCCTGACTAACACCTGGCCCCCATTCCCCAGCTTCTCTGCTGCCTCCTTAAACAGCTGTTGTTTAAAGGGGCCATGTCATGGAACAGGGTTGGCTAGCCCCAGATCCCACTACACCTGAAAGGGGACAGACCTCTCTGGTACAGTACCTCTGGCAGATTTCTCTGGAGCAAAGCagggcctccccccacccacacaagCCTCACTGGTTCCTGCTTGTGCCCTTGGCTGGAATCACAAGGGCCTTGCTGATGCCATCACAGCCCATTGCCATagaaacagcagctgctgtcatCCTGATAATGCATTAGAGACTCGATCACCATGGCTGGGTTGGTGCCTGCCTGGACCACATGGACAGACATTGCCCTTTGCCCCACGGTATCGAGGTCTGGAATTCACCCCGCACCCTTCCAACACCAGCCAGATCGCCTAACAACCTCCCTCCTGCTGGCAGGTGGTATGATAAGCTTTGATGTCTTCCCTGAGGGCTGGGACAAGCGCTACTGCCTCGACATCCTCAACGACGAGCAGTTCGACACCATCCACTTCTTCGGGAACGAGACAACCCCAGTGAgtatatcgggggggggggggggcatttctcTCCTCTAGGCTGGCAGCCTGTCcgaggagagggcagggggtcCTTCTCCAGCTATATGGGACTTCACCTAAACTCCCTTTGGAATTGGTATCAAGCAAGACTGCCCtctagtggggagaggggggtctcTCTAGTGCAAATGAGGGCCTGCAACTGTACCATAGCAGGCTGCAGTCCCAGCAGAACTTGCATCTCCAGGGGTGAGTGCTGTAAGAAGTGGTGTTGGGGATTCAACGGGTGGCTCTCTTCCTTCTGAGTCATTACTGACCTAGTGGCCCAGCACAGGTCTGGGAAGGGCTATGCTGCTGAAGGTGCCATGTAACCAATGAGATGTAAACCAAAACCTCGCCCACTTCCGCAGAGGCTTTTCAGTGTAAACAGGAACGGCCCTGCTTTCTCTCTGGAGTCAGTTACAGGATGAGCCTTACCTGCTGCAATAAGCTGACTTGGGCATCTCCACCGATGTAGGGGGAGGGGTGTTAGCCAAGCTCCGGCTTGGGTAACTACATTGTACTGCTCTAAAATTCTCCAGTCGTTTCAGATGGAtgtggtattcttcacttcctgtcttaaactaCTCCAGAGTGTTGTAGCTGCAGAACAGCGGTGTAAGCAGGGACCTTTCCCCCCTACTCCATTAGCACAGGTCACACGCTGCAGCAACCCATATTCCCCTGTTTCCCGGGCTTTGCATTTGGCTTTTTGTTGGCAGCAGCAAGATGATAAAAATTAGCTCCATTCCCGCTACAGATTTGACAGTCGCGCCTCAGACCAGACCCTAAATCCTCTCTCTCCCTAGAGCCGCTCCCAGCTCCTTAGAGCCACATGGGGCAATGAGTCACTTGCCTCATTGAATCAGCAAACCCCATGGAACCTTTTCTCAGCAGGATCAAAACCTGCTAACAACGTGAGGCGGGTG
The DNA window shown above is from Trachemys scripta elegans isolate TJP31775 chromosome 1, CAS_Tse_1.0, whole genome shotgun sequence and carries:
- the PMM1 gene encoding phosphomannomutase 1 isoform X3; protein product: MLPAALCEQLPHPAHRSRCERREKKIEPEVDKFLQELRERVQIGVVGGSDYSKIAEQLGEGDEVIDKFDYVFAENGTVQYKNGQLVAKQAIQNHLGEELLQELINFCLNYMALLKLPKKRGTFIEFRNGMLNISPIGRSCTLEERIEFSELDKKERIREKFVAALQREFAGKGLRFSRGGMISFDVFPEGWDKRYCLDILNDEQFDTIHFFGNETTPGGNDYEIYDDPRTVGHSVQSPQDTVRRCREIFFPERANES
- the PMM1 gene encoding phosphomannomutase 1 isoform X2; the protein is MAGSEPPSRERVLCLFDVDGTLTPARQKIEPEVDKFLQELRERVQIGVVGGSDYSKIAEQLGEGDEVIDKFDYVFAENGTVQYKNGQLVAKQAIQNHLGEELLQELINFCLNYMALLKLPKKRGTFIEFRNGMLNISPIGRSCTLEERIEFSELDKKERIREKFVAALQREFAGKGLRFSRGGMISFDVFPEGWDKRYCLDILNDEQFDTIHFFGNETTPGGNDYEIYDDPRTVGHSVQSPQDTVRRCREIFFPERANES